The DNA window ACCCTCTGCTTATAGTGGTATTCTTTCAGGTGCTTCTTCAAGGTGTTTGGTATGGGCAGCGTGTTGATGCCGTCGTAGGTGGTGCGGCTGCTGATGACGGCACGACAGATTTGCTGCAAGCTGAAGGGCTGCGTGCGAGGCATGGGGATGGACAGCAGCGGCTCGAAGAACATGCACGAGTTCGGGTCCTTGTAGTGCTCCACCAGGCCTGTGACGGTGGTCGCGTGGAAGACGCTAGGATCCCGCACGTCAAAGCTGAAATTGTGGTTCCATTGGTCGACGCGGGCGTGCAGAGAGCGACCGTAGCGGCGGAAGCTGACTGAGAAGAGGTAGTCTTCCTGGGCCGAGTCGCGCAGGAGGAAGGTGCCCTCGGGTTTCCCCTCTAGAAGCGTCTCTGCCTCATAGCGGTCCATGACGCCCCAGTAACAAGGCAGGTTGGTGATCTGCAGGAGGTCAGGAACTAAACAATGAATGTAGTCaatctgagtgtgaatgtgtgggCCAGCTCTCTGGGGCGAGCTGGTCTCCTGTGGGTGGACCACAGACGCAGTGCTAACGTCACTAGCAGccgaagaggaagaggaggccacCACCTCATCCAGGGTGTCCAAACAACTCTGCAGAAGAAGCTGATGCTGCTTCTGCCTCTGCAAGAGAAGCTGCTTCTGCTGATGAGCTGCAGGAGCTCGCTCGCCTCCTGCCAACTCGTTTGAGCCATGAGCCACTTTGGGGCCGCGCCTGTGGAGCGAGTTCATTTGGGACGTCACCTCCAACGTGTGGATCTCCGCATGGGGTGGCGGCTCCACGCCTTGCTCGATGCTGATGCGCCTGCGCTCCCTCAGCCTGTCATCCACATCTTCAGTCGGCAACGCCACGGTGGAAGCCAGAGCACCGCACGCCGCAGAGGGGTCGAGCACCGGGAGGTGAGTGATGGGGGCCGTGTGTTGCTTTATGAGATGCCATTTGTGAGCCAGCTCTGACCCCACGGGGAAAGGGCAGTCGTCCAACATCAGCTCACTTAGATGGATCTTCCGTCGAGAGGGGGTGCAGCCTGCTGACAAGAAGAAGGCATGAGGAAGTGGGGGCGTGCTCTCTGCGCTGTGCGTCTTAATGGGGAAACACTGCCCCATTGCATCTTGGATTTTTTGCCGGAATGTCCGACTGCCGTTTGATCCTCTGCAGTCTCCTTCACTGGGTGTAGATGACTCTGCACAAGAGCTGACTGTTGCCAAGCCTTCAGTGGATGCCGCTGGTTCGGGCAGCAATAAGGCCACAGCATCCCCCCCATGACATCTCCAGCTTGCTCTCTGGGGAGAGGAGGCAGCAGCGGCATTGTCCTTGCTTTCAAGGTCATTTAAGAAATCCCCATACTCAAAGCCATCACTGACGGGTCGCTCAACAGCCGGCTGATGGGCAGCAAAGCCTTTCCACTTGCCCTTAGCGCCCCTCTGCCTGCACCCTGGGTCCTGTCTCTCTTCGGAACGACTCAGTCTTACCTTGGGCCGGGCTGCCCTTTCATGCTGTTTTCTCCGAGCCCCAGACTCATTTGGTGACGCCATGCTGGATTGCAATGGTTACTCAAAGCAATCTGCAAAGGAAACAATCGTAATTAAACATGAACTGCTGCCggcataaataaaatataaacaacaccCTTATCCAATACAGGCTTATGCAAAAGCCATGAAGgcaatacagtacataaatacAGGATGGACAAGATGATGTGGACTCCAATTTGTAAAAAGATAAGACTAGGATCTATAGCAAATATATTGTCTTCCGTTTTAATAGTTTTCTTTTTTGCTAGTTCAGTCAACACTTCTTGCCATAAGAATTCATGGATTCCTGTAAAGTAGGattgcaatttaaaggagtaaACCGAGTATAATTCAAACAAATCTTGGTCAATGCAAACATTGTGAAGGGAAAACTAATCAGTACATTTAATCATAACCCATAAACAGACGGTAGTCTTAGTTTGGTGGAAGTACTAACTGCGGAGTCTCTTCTGGCATCAAACCGTCACTATGTGACTTAAGTGATGAAATAAGATGCCCTTAAATGCCACACTGTcaataacacaacacaaacttaTGGTAAATAAACTCTAGCGGTGGTGAGGTTAACTCAGCAAACAGCTGTTTGTGGTCAGCACACGGCTGACAGGAAGCTACTTGCTAACTTGGAACACTTTAAACGTCGATATGTCCGTATACAAAATCAAACTTACTAAAGCACGACGTTGGGAACGTATCCTGCGTTGACCTCATACACTTCACCACAGGTAGGACTTTGGTTTCATCTTGTGGAAACTAGTAACATTGGCCAACAGGCGGCTAGCTCTTGCTAGCTAGATAAACAGAACCGCTAAACACCTTCAACCCGGAAGTACTTACTGCTCGATGATGTCACGAACTGATGTGGGGGGTGGTATCATATTGTCACCGAATTAAACGACGTAGTGGTAATTTTACGATAATGTTGaacttttatgaaaatatagTAAAACGAAAATAAATACTACAATCACAAATTCGAGCTTCCAGGACCGATAACTCCCAAGCGAACGTTAGACTGCAAACTCTGGCTCTTGCCAACACTGACAACGCTACAAACCTTTTTAATCAAAACGAGCCGTCCTCTGTAGGATAACTTCCATTGGGCAGCGACTCTACAAATGTCTATTCCGAAAACGAATAATAAACCATCGTTCAAAAATGACACTTCAGTGAAGTTTGGTGCCACCAAATTGTTATTATGAGGGGTTGAGTTATCActgaataatatttattttcggTATTGATATTTGTAGACGGTCCCTGCGCTCTGTTCTCACAATCAAATCATGTTATTGTTACAATAGTAACACAAATTTTACATCAGAATTCCATTAGGAAAAATGTTGAATGTTGGAATTCGGGAGAAAATGACattacaaaatgtcattttgaaattttatcaTGAATGTCATCATGAAATTTTAGacataatgtaataatacaatatagtGTAATGATGTTCACGAGTTGATATTACCTAAATATCTGATATCTGTAGTATACGACGTACAAATTactatttttacattaaaatgagTTTATTCTCAGATCATTGTGGCTTTTTCGGAAACATGAAATCCCAATAGTCCTGTATAATGAAGTCACGTACAATGTTAcattaagaaaaacaacaaattcctttgcaaaaaaaaaaaaaactgaacctCTTTATTTGGACTGTCAAAAAGATCCGACAGATGCTGCACTTCAGACCATTCACAAATATGACTTACAAAAGAGTAAGCAATGGGATGCACAGGATCTCATGAAACATTAGAAAATGCCTGCAAATGTATCAGAATGGAATAGAAAGTGTAAAGACAAAGCATGGCGAGTGCGTTGCTGTTGAGTCATCAATAAAGCTTGGCAGGGACAGCAATGACCTCAATGTGACCGTTCATCTGAGCAGATGTTTATTTCCTGTGCAGAAAAAGTATACTTTCTCACACGTTTTTATGCATCACTGGAATGTAAACATGGAGTAAACATATTCCTTGGCCAGTTGTTGTGTAGTGTTTTTGATTTCGACGGTGGCTCAGAAAAGCGTCGTCATACCCTGCTGCATCTTGATTCTGCGCTATAAAGTGCCGTTCTGCCCGTGTGCAGCCTTACATGGACTAGGCTATGAGAAGGAGCATCTGAGCCATACGTAACAAGCCACAGCTGATGACAATGAGTCAGCTCTGGTGAGGTCCTTGCTGGGCACGAGtgtgatgctgttttttttttttttagcaagtcAGATCTATCCTAAGAGCCTGCTCTGAAGAAAACCATGACTCAAGACCAGGGAATTAACATGTTGTGCGGTTTCAGGCACCACAGGAACATCTTATCGGGACGTGACGGTCAACAATTTCAACATCGGGAGTCCATAGAAAAAAGGggtaaagcatttttttttctccaaatcatGACATCACATATGAAGTGGGCGTTATCTTAGAGATGTAAACAGTACGTTATAAACACAACTTTAGTTGCAAGATGTCCGCTCGCCATGTCCTCTTTTCTACAACAGTGCTGTATTAGTGTGGCAAAAACATGCGATTATAGAAAATAAGCATAAGTTATCAATATCAAGGGCAAGTAAAAAATACAGCTGTCTGTCTGCATGTGACCTTCTGTTGAAAGAAATTGTCAATGGTTATCCCTGCCTCATGATGcaaccaaaaacaaaagaagtgaCCCATAAAGACCATATTCAACGTACATGCACCTCCACCCTGCCACATTCCAAGACAGAGGTTGGGAGAAGACGGCTTTTTTCTTATCTTTTTTTCAACACTGATAGCACGTGATAATGTCGAGGCTTTACGGAAACAGACACAAACAGAAAATATGGACATCTTCGAGCACCTTGAAACGCATGATTCATCAAATCGTCACGGCGGCCGCACTGAGGATGAGGGCGTGGAAAAAAGAGCTGTTCTGTAAGTACGAGGACTCGAGCTTTGATCAAGCTTGAGCCAAAACAGCTCTTGTGCAATAGTAGTACCACCCTCCTCGGCACGATTCCTCATCACTTGCGCAGTAGGGAGTTAAAATAAGAAGACAAACGGCAGCCTGcgtactgcattttttttttaagttaaccCATTCTTGTTGCATTCATGGATACCCCTCCCAAATGAACCTTCTCTTTGGCTTTGCAGAAGTTGAGGAGGGGAGCAACTTCCTCTCAATGTCCAAAACACAGGCTAACACCTGCTGCCAAGTTACGTGCTCGTCCTCCTGCACTTTTAGTTGGGATGCCACGACACATGAAAACGTTAGTTCAGGAAGTGTACTCTTCAGCCAATTACAGTCGAGCGCCAAAGGGCTGTGAGAAAGTGCCTTACATCGGGTTGAATTTAGCATGATGGGAGGTGGCCGTGtttgttgctgtttgttttggggaagaagaaaagaagaaatcatGGCGGCCGCTTTAAGACAGCACCGATCCTTTTCTCTCGGGTTATGCCATGTCACAGTCCCGCAAGTGACACGGCTGTTCACCTTCCTCACTGCCCtgcaatataataattatcTGTATTCTGTTTCTTCTGTAATAAACTTAGTTGTATAtaataaagtacaaaaatatttgaacatATACacagtttttttgtcattatgtaGTGACTGCTTTGCCTGGTTTTCTTGAGCGTACGTAAATCTTTGTGCTGGGTGATGAGGAACTGAGCAGGCCTCCAGTATCTTTTCCCCTCTCCTTTATTCTTCTTTTCATATTGTCGATGTCCGATCGCTTCCGTCTGTTGTGGGAATGAGAAGAAAACATGTCAAGACAAATACAATGCAGAGaagagtggaaccttggttagcatcattgatTCATTCCAGATGGTCCCACTCTAACCGGAATGGACATTAACCAAATccatgcaaatccaattaatctcttcctgaaaaaaaattccaaaaacatgtgacCACAAACAcgcttttctggtcaaatattgaataaaaagtCAAACGAACATTTAGGTTGAAGATGTGActgttagtgcagacctgccaacatgtacaattTTATACTATTCAAAATGTAATTTGACTCTTGAGTCAATAATACTTTTGTTAGTGCAATTAAATATGTCCATGAAATGATTCATGCTACAGTCTGTACAGCATTATCaatataaatgtattcaatATGAGTCAATATGACCAAGATCACAAATTCACCTTTAAGTTTGCCAGTGCACTTTAATAAACCTTGAGGCATAATTACCCATGTTTCAATTCAATCTTGCTCAGTTACAAAGCCAATTCCAAACTACACTGGCCAAAAAAGTAACATAACAGCACCATAGTAGAGGAAGAACTAACAAACAAAGGTTATCTTAACTCTATGTCgttaatgctaggagtccactgggccggcgccagtcaGCGCACAGTGGCTCGCTGTGGggccgaataacggcaacatgccgagcTACATTCATTTGGCGCTGCAGCGAGCCActatgcgccaatcacataacctttggcgccaactggcgccggcacagtggactcctagcattagcaACATGTTGGGCTGCAATATAAACTCACGGCCATGCCGACTATGTTTGTAACTGCTAAATCAGCATTTCGCTGGATATGCTTTGGAATGGGACTACTGGCGAGGCTGCACAATCGGACGAACGTTTGACTCGCCGCTGGGTGGATGGTTGCCATGGAATCTGCAGTAGTTTGAGTCACTGTGCACGCCAGCCACGGTGATGATGTTGTTCGATAGACATGCGTACCAATCCGAGACCCCTCTATGGAACAGTTCTATACAGATGCATGcctattaaatatgcatttattttaatcaactggccatattcaaccagaAAACGGCATTTaacagcattatttattaataattgaaACCCCGTGCTAGAATGAAGCTGGCAGATCGTGACCAATAGTCaagtaaaaaatgtgattattgcCACATGAAGGCGAGCTGcgtgtgagtgtggtgtgataTTAGATAAGAAGCATTAAAGTCAGACACCTTAGCACCCACCGCAGCGCCTTACAACcattgcaaattgcatatttacaatcccAAGGCGAAACATAGTATAGAAACATAAAATATTTCAGACTGCAGACGTATGGAGCACGACATCACTCGCGCGCCCATATCATTATGGGCACTACAACCATGGAAAATATGAATCATTATCTCTGTCTTTTTCATCCCCTCCTGGCCAATAGTATGGAACATTCACACTTTAGAGAGCTTTATGCGTGACACAGATGAGGACACTCACCCCCCAAGGCATGCTCTGTCATACTGAGGCACAGCGACTCCAGCGTAGGGTTAATCTCCAGGTCAGCTCCTGGAACTTGGCAATCTAACAGGAAGAGAGTAAAAGTGGTCACAGCCCACAGGAGGAATCAGCATTCAAAGTATTGATTAGTAAGGCAGCCCCCATCATGTGGCTTTTCCATCGTACGTATCAGAGTTTTTGGCAGTCTTGCCAATCCGACATggatcctgttttgtttttactaatAAGCTTTTACTACAAACATGTATTGTGGGTTTGAATATTGTTATGAAAATGGCTTTGtaaagcattaaaaataatgcaaccaAAGTATTGCTGACATGACTTTTTCATGGCGCAGTATGCGCAACAATATTGTTTGGCTTTGAGTGTTGTGCAAGTTCATAGTTCTCATGAACTCGTTCAAAGTTTAGTTCACACGGTAGAAATATGAATCTGCTGTCGGGTTGACTTCCCATTATGTGTGACGTCTTTGATCGGACATCAGATGTGACGGCACAGtgaatacaaacatgtacatgctggttcagacgcttatattaaatagtggttgctggttgcattgaaatgtgcctgacactgaCAATaatctgcctgtgaggttttggtgacgtgtcgTCACTGTGCACTTGTCAACCAATTTACCGCTGtgcaggctgcgcttcgcctgtaccaagaatagaccaggtcggagccgGCGAGTTTTCAGCGTACCTTTGGcgtgctgttttgtcacgaaaattgtcactgtgctaaagctgaaaatgtggacacctcgaCCTGCACCACGGCGCCCATCTCGgcacagtccagtctaccaaacgaccaaattggctgggcacagtggtgcgctggaccaaattaccactgtgttGGCTGCGCCACGGAATTAGAGCCCTTGTTGTGTCCAGCCTTAGACAGTCATGTTATTTTTGCGGTGTTCATTTTCTGCTGAttgttgaacatttttttatgaataaagttattaaaaatTGCCAtttgacataataaaaaaaacaattgtagaCAAAGCAGCGGCACATCACATCGCAGGCCGTCCCACGCACCCCACCTTCAGAAAATCCCAGGGGAAACCCTGTTTCTTCATACATGCATCTTGGAATATTGAGACGTTgtccccataatatttggacctTATTCcccattataatattatgggaatgatgCTTTACACATAAGTAAATGTATGTAATGATGACCGTCAGCAGTAACATCCATCTCCTGCAATGGTACTCTCAGTGGGAAATACAAAAACCCGAGTATTGCAATACGAGTAGCAAGCAGCCACATGTATTTGCATCTTCTACAGGCAAGTCTTGTTATTAAAGAGGTCAACATTGACACTGTCTGAACATGACAGGACCATTACAAGAGAAATCTGCAACACTGCGTGTGTGTGGCATCTGGCAAATGAGCCGAGGACAGCaaaggcttgtgtgtgtgtgtcttgtacAACGTGACAGATTGTTTACAGCGACACACTGCTCGCCTGTCTTGTTATGGTGTCTCCAGCACAGAGGAAGAGCAGCTCGCTTTTTTTGGAGTCGGACCAATAACTTTTTTGTTGTCCAGCATGTCTAGCATGGAAATGTTGGGATGCCTTTTCACGCTCTAAATAACTAGTAGTCtgtgaaagaaaaataaaagactAGACAATTGAAATGCGGCTTAATATCCATcagttttctataccgcttatcctcaccagggtggggtaggctggagcatatcccagctggggcgagaggaggggtccaccctggactggtggcagccaatcccagggcacatacagacaaacagccattcccacccacattcatacctatggacaatttggagtggccaattaaccgagcatgtttttgaaatgtgggaggaaagtggagtaccaggagaaaagccacacgtgcacggggagaacatgcaaactccacacagggggattccaacccaggtcttcccatctcctgactgtgtggccgcaatcgcaaatgtaacaaatgtgatttattcaataaaacatgtatttgagaagttcacataaaaaaattatttcattcatattaatgTTGTCCCTTGCCAATTTGTGGTTCGAATTTTGTGGCGTTGGccacacggagaacatgcaaactccgcacagagatgcccgtgcAGGGAATCGAACTCTCCTAgccgtgtggcctgcacgctaaccactcggacaaaCATGAAGAGGAAGTAAAGTGGAAAGTTGACCGATGAATTCACCACATCTGCATCAATAACGGCTGCTTGGAGAACAACGGTGTACATTCCATAAAGGAGACACACATTCAAAGCAGTGTTTATAAAATTCAAAAAAGCTAATTCAGTGCAAATCATTTCAAtttttcaaaacacacacacacatccaagtTTTTGTGACATCGTGCCTCATGAGGATTCACATATGTGGATTTTTATCAAACTCTGAATTTTATAAACTCAGCTGTTAAGGACTGAGTTTTAGCAAAATTAATGTTCAAAGTCTGTATTTTAACTAACCCAATTTCAAAAACGTGCATTTGGTTTCCAATGACATTTATTAAATTTTCGGGATAAAATCCTGCTAAGAAACTAAATCCAGTGACTAAAACAGGATTTGCTACCAAAGAAACAAATGAACCTTCATACTGGATGCAGACCACTTGTGATGCTTCAAATGCAactactgccaccttgtggacttCAGAAAAACAACACGAAGAGGTTGCCGAGAAGATATACGCTATTATGTTATTTCAAGACAAAATGAGACCGCTCTATGTCAACAATGAGTGGGAGGGGCTTTTTCACACGATACCTTGCTGCTGGAACATGAGCATGGTCTGCGGGGaggtgtggacaggaagtgagtgggTCCGCTGCACGGAGCTGCGACTTTGACTTGGCATGCTGTTACTGCCCCCGGGGTTGGCAAACCACAGACTCTAAATGAGGACAAATTCACAAATGAGTCACCTCATTCATTCGGGTCAGTCACTGAACAGAAGCCGTTGAAGTTGTCTGTGATCAGAATGAAAATGGAAACAAATGACACACGGCACCGCGTGTACGATACTGACTTGTCGACCCTGGCCTGCCAGCGTGGGGTTAGTGAGTGTGTGGCGAGGAGAGGCGCCCCCGATCCCGCCGGGACTCAGCAGACCAATACGCCCGGCCTGAAGTCCTCGAGGCGTTATCTGGAACTGTCTCTGACCCCGTCTGCCCACACCTCCACTCACAGAGCCTGCTGTGGGGAGGGAGTTGGATCCGTAGGCCCAGCTGGAGCAAGAACAGACAACAAGACTAAAGAAAATACACCAGGAGTCTGTGTCTGGGATGGCGTATTCGGGTGAAAGGGCGGATGATTGAGTTTTTCAGCTCACCCTTTCTGTCGGTACACGGGCATGTCCAACATGGCTTTCCGGGGGACGAGGCGGAGCAGTTTGTGGACCTGCTGCTTCCAGGATACCAGACGCTTCTTGTGGGTTTCTGTGAAAGCCTTTCAGCGAGACAGGAAAATTCCACTCTTTCACTCATTCGGAGGTGAAACTGATGACAGTCACTTTGTTCCTTCTCACCTCGTGTGTTAGACACTTCTCAATGAGCTGAAGGTAACAGCTGATATTCTCCTCATCTGGCCGGGACACCAGCAGCTGCGTGCACACTGTAATGAAGATATAGGATTGGCACAAACATCATGGCCTAAAGTTTGATAGGTATCTCTCATGAAGTacacaagagaaaataaatgaGAAGAGGCTCCATTAGTGAGAGGAACATGTGAACTCCATCTTATTACTGAACGACTTTCACACAAGGAGCTAAAATAGAAAGAGCTGCCAGTCATGTGCTATACCGCAGAGATGGGGGAAGAGGCCCAATCAGCATGTTATTTGAAATGGAGTTGCCATGGTgacgctttgtattgagtgaGACTAGGACATGGAGTTGACAACTCATGGAGTGAAGCAAGAATTACTGCATTTGTTTGGGCGCCACTAAAGAGGTTGGTTTG is part of the Doryrhamphus excisus isolate RoL2022-K1 chromosome 8, RoL_Dexc_1.0, whole genome shotgun sequence genome and encodes:
- the socs9 gene encoding suppressor of cytokine signaling 9, which encodes MASPNESGARRKQHERAARPKVRLSRSEERQDPGCRQRGAKGKWKGFAAHQPAVERPVSDGFEYGDFLNDLESKDNAAAASSPQRASWRCHGGDAVALLLPEPAASTEGLATVSSCAESSTPSEGDCRGSNGSRTFRQKIQDAMGQCFPIKTHSAESTPPLPHAFFLSAGCTPSRRKIHLSELMLDDCPFPVGSELAHKWHLIKQHTAPITHLPVLDPSAACGALASTVALPTEDVDDRLRERRRISIEQGVEPPPHAEIHTLEVTSQMNSLHRRGPKVAHGSNELAGGERAPAAHQQKQLLLQRQKQHQLLLQSCLDTLDEVVASSSSSAASDVSTASVVHPQETSSPQRAGPHIHTQIDYIHCLVPDLLQITNLPCYWGVMDRYEAETLLEGKPEGTFLLRDSAQEDYLFSVSFRRYGRSLHARVDQWNHNFSFDVRDPSVFHATTVTGLVEHYKDPNSCMFFEPLLSIPMPRTQPFSLQQICRAVISSRTTYDGINTLPIPNTLKKHLKEYHYKQRVHVRRLDAWWE